One segment of Synchiropus splendidus isolate RoL2022-P1 chromosome 4, RoL_Sspl_1.0, whole genome shotgun sequence DNA contains the following:
- the gdf6b gene encoding growth/differentiation factor 6-B has product MDVATFLLVFATWLFSWRVPCFQTFAISPPSAPKSSRALVGQEASRFFKELNAASVERLDSRSAVEPHDYMLSIYKTFSSAEKLGLNASFFRSSKAANTIASFVDSGHDELPLSPLRAQQYLFDVSTLSRKAEVLGAELRIYIKMSGNFKISETEPVDIQLLSCSDRTLLASKTLELQDSHRPKWEVLDVWEVFKEWQQLNPGKPFCLELTAMLDNPEREVDLHHLGLHRHARPQQKKAILVVFTRSKKRQTLFSERREGRALLGLGRKAKERSPGAKASRRRRTTIGKSRHGKRHGKKSKSRCSKKPLHVNFRDLGWDDWIIAPLDYEAYHCEGVCDFPLRSHLEPTNHAIIQTLMNSMNPGDMPPSCCAPTRLSPISILYIDSGNNVVYKQYEDMVVESCGCR; this is encoded by the exons ATGGACGTCGCTACCTTCCTGCTCGTCTTCGCCACTTGGCTCTTCTCCTGGCGAGTGCCGTGTTTCCAAACTTTCGCCATTTCCCCGCCGTCTGCGCCCAAAAGCAGCAGAGCGTTGGTCGGTCAGGAGGCGTCCCGCTTCTTCAAGGAGTTGAACGCTGCGTCCGTGGAGCGGCTCGACAGCAGGTCCGCGGTGGAGCCGCACGACTACATGCTGTCCATCTACAAAACCTTCTCCTCCGCAGAGAAACTGGGGCTCAACGCGAGTTTCTTCAGGTCCTCCAAGGCGGCCAACACCATCGCAAGTTTTGTGGACAGCGGACACG ACGAGTTGCCCCTCTCCCCCCTCCGGGCGCAGCAGTACCTATTCGACGTCTCCACTCTCTCCAGGAAAGCAGAGGTTCTCGGAGCCGAGCTCAGGATTTACATTAAAATGTCTGGGAATTTCAAGATTTCTGAAACCGAACCGGTGGACATCCAGCTGCTGTCCTGCAGCGACCGGACGCTGCTGGCCTCCAAAACGCTGGAACTGCAGGATTCCCACCGGCCCAAGTGGGAGGTTCTGGACGTGTGGGAGGTTTTCAAAGAGTGGCAGCAGCTCAACCCCGGGAAGCCCTTCTGTCTGGAGCTGACCGCCATGCTGGACAACCCGGAGCGGGAAGTGGACCTGCACCATCTGGGTCTGCACCGGCATGCCAGGCCGCAGCAGAAGAAAGCCATCCTGGTGGTCTTCACCCGCTCCAAGAAGAGGCAGACGCTCTTCAGCGAGAGGAGGGAAGGACGGGCGCTGCTGGGGCTCGGGAGGAAAGCCAAGGAGAGGAGTCCGGGAGCCAAGGCCAGCCGAAGGAGACGGACCACCATCGGCAAGAGCCGCCACGGCAAGAGGCACGGCAAGAAGTCCAAGTCCAGATGCAGCAAGAAGCCGCTGCACGTGAACTTCAGAGACCTGGGCTGGGATGACTGGATTATCGCCCCCTTGGACTATGAGGCGTACCACTGCGAGGGCGTGTGCGACTTCCCGCTGCGCTCCCACCTGGAGCCCACCAACCACGCCATCATCCAGACCCTGATGAACTCAATGAACCCGGGTGACATGCCACCGAGCTGCTGCGCCCCCACCAGACTCAGCCCCATCAGCATCCTCTACATCGACTCGGGAAACAACGTGGTCTATAAGCAGTACGAGGACATGGTGGTGGAGTCCTGCGGCTGCAGGTAG